AGGAGGATGTCAAAGTTACTGTAGACAATGGTGTCCTGACGATTCGGGGAGAGAGAAAACAGGAAAAAGAAGAGAAGGGGAAAAAGTTCCATCGAGTCGAGCGATACTACGGGAGCTTCGCCCGTAGCTTTACGTTGCCTGACAATGTCGATGAAACTAAAATTAAGGCTTCGTTCAAGGATGGCATGCTGAATCTCCAGATTCAAAAGACTGAGAAGGCAAAACCGAAAGTCATCGAGGTCATAGTGGAGTAAAAAGACAGAAGCTCCAACCATCGGCTGAACGCGGACTCGGAAAAGCCCTGTGCCCGTTTCATTAGACGTTTCTTTAAACTAATCAAACACTTGGTCCTGC
The sequence above is a segment of the Thermodesulfobacteriota bacterium genome. Coding sequences within it:
- a CDS encoding Hsp20/alpha crystallin family protein, whose product is MDIVRWDPWREIADKFDRYTRAVGQPPAGSQEVIATGDWAPRVDIAETDEAFVIKAEIPEVNKEDVKVTVDNGVLTIRGERKQEKEEKGKKFHRVERYYGSFARSFTLPDNVDETKIKASFKDGMLNLQIQKTEKAKPKVIEVIVE